A single window of Amyelois transitella isolate CPQ chromosome 17, ilAmyTran1.1, whole genome shotgun sequence DNA harbors:
- the LOC106138819 gene encoding thioredoxin domain-containing protein 15 produces the protein MYSSDGLFILFVGLIVAVFTTPTIQFDMEDPIVGIPRFVESDEPNVDESESLLSNVVSDVNKTLTNLYNHVTSANVTTDNQTQAANETKKLVKCKEILYEAGLEPSVEIINGSHLAKLLQVKPDITSRDMEADCVLVLFYARACPFSAHAAPHFNALARSYPNVKMVALDALKYHGINAQYGIVGVPTLKMFHNGRPVGKFNGTEYNIHSFSKFVHTITGQFPQALLVMSKDFQGPVSSVVEKDTDYFLVLSWLFIIVCSVYYFMQSKWWQMIVEMVQNNWRESEAQHEHND, from the exons ATGTATTCTAGCGacggtttatttattttatttgtgggGTTAATAGTTGCAG taTTCACAACGCCGACAATACAATTTGACATGGAAGATCCTATCGTGGGCATTCCAAGATTTGTGGAGAGTGATGAACCAAACGTAGACGAATCAGAATCGTTGCTGTCCAATGTGGTTTCCGACGTCAACAAGACCCTAACTAATCTCTACAACCATGTTACTTCAGCCAATGTTACTACAGATAACCAAACACAAGCCGCAAATGAAACAAAGAAACTAGTCAAATGTaaagaaattttgtatgaagcTGGACTTGAGCCGTCAGTAGAAATAATCAATGGCAGTCATCTAGCGAAACTGTTGCAAGTAAAACCTGATATAACTAGTAGAGATATGGAAGCAGATTGTGTTTTGGTATTATTCTATGCGCGAGCTTGTCCTTTCAGTGCACATGCTGCACCACACTTCAATGCATTAGCGCGATCATATCCTAATGTTAAAATGGTTGCCCTTGATGCTTTAAAATACCATGGTATTAATGCCCAATATGGCATAGTTGGTGTAccaacattaaaaatgtttcataaTGGTCGACCAGTTGGTAAATTTAATGGGACTGAATATAACATCCATTCTTTTAGTAAGTTTGTTCATACTATTACAGGGCAGTTCCCTCAAGCTCTTCTTGTAATGTCAAAGGATTTCCAAGGACCTGTTTCTAGTGTTGTTGAAAAAGACACTGATTATTTCTTAGTGCTGTCATGGCTGTTCATCATTGTTTGTTCAGTTTATTATTTCATGCAATCAAAATGGTGGCAGATGATCGTGGAGATGGTTCAGAACAACTGGCGGGAATCAGAGGCGCAACATGAACATAATGACTAg
- the LOC106138820 gene encoding sarcoplasmic calcium-binding protein, alpha chain has translation MAYAWDNRVAFVVRYLYDIDNNGYLDSHDFQCLALRSCVLEGKGDCSAARLQKYQHIMLSLWEEITQLADFDKVPDYDGMITVEEFKQAVKNSCVGKKYDDFPQAMKAFIESNFRMIDINADGVIGIEEYRYDCVQRMVLEDIKVIDDAFNTLLNDDDRRKGGITLSRYQELFAQFLGDVNDDCQAKHLFGPLEI, from the exons ATGGCCTACGCATGGGATAACAGAGTCGCCTTCGTTGTGCGGTATCTTTATG ATATTGACAACAACGGCTACTTAGACTCTCACGACTTCCAATGCCTGGCACTGCGCTCCTGCGTGCTGGAAGGCAAAGGTGACTGCAGCGCCGCCCGTCTGCAGAAGTACCAGCACATCATGCTGAGTCTCTGGGAGGAGATCACCCAGCTGGCTGACTTCGACAAGGTGCCAGACTAT GATGGGATGATAACAGTTGAGGAATTCAAACAAGCTGTTAAAAATAGTTGTGTGGGGAAGAAGTACGATGATTTTCCACAAGCTATGAAAGCGTTCATCGAGTCCAACTTTAGAATGATTGACATTAATGCTGATGGAGTGATCGGCATAGAGGAGTACAGATACGACTGTGTGCAGAGGATGGTGCTTGAAGACATTAAGGTCATCGACGACGCTTTTAACACTTTGTTAAAT GATGACGACAGGAGGAAAGGGGGCATCACACTATCGCGATACCAGGAGTTATTTGCTCAGTTCCTGGGGGACGTCAACGACGACTGCCAAGCTAAGCACCTGTTTGGGCCcttagaaatataa
- the LOC106138818 gene encoding glyoxylate reductase/hydroxypyruvate reductase yields the protein MFYKSIVTVSSRLSRGIFLRNMSSEHKVYVTRSDMPECGVQLLQKECIVNMWNKPSPVPREDFLKNVVGSNGIYCSLTDKIDKAVLDAAGPGLKVVATISVGYDHIDVQECKKRGIRIGYTPDVLTDATAELTLALLLSTSRRLPEAIHEAKSGGWVSWAPTWMTGPGLADATVGIVGYGRIGQAVARRVKAFNTARILYFNRSERPEAKEVGAIKVSFDEILAQSDFIICCAALVPETKEIFNKSAFEKMKKTAIFINTSRGGTVDQNALIEALKSNTIRAAGLDVTTPEPLPLDSPLFKLKNCVVLPHIGSASIEARNTMSDLTARNILAALKGTEMPAELK from the exons ATGTTTTATAAAAGCATTGTGACTGTTTCATCGAGACTGTCGCGCGGTATATTCTTGAGAAACATGAGTTCCGAACATAAAGTTTATGTGACCCGCTCTGACATGCCAGAGTGTGGAGTGCAGTTACTACAGAAaga ATGTATAGTCAATATGTGGAATAAGCCATCACCTGTACCAAGGGAAGACTTCTTAAAAAATGTAGTGGGTTCCAATGGAATATATTGTTCTCTGACTGACAAGATTGACAAGGCGGTGTTGGATGCCGCTGGGCCTGGTCTGAAGGTAGTGGCAACAATCTCAGTGGGCTATGATCACATTGATGTACAGGAGTGCAAGAAGAGAGGCATTAGGATTGGCTACACTCCTGATGTGCTGACGGATGCCACTGCAGAACTAACA ttGGCACTTCTTCTATCAACATCTCGGCGTCTTCCCGAAGCTATCCATGAAGCAAAATCTGGCGGTTGGGTGTCCTGGGCACCCACTTGGATGACAGGACCTGGCCTTGCCGATGCCACTGTCGGCATCGTCGGTTATGGCAGAATCGGACAAGCTGTCGCTCGAAGAGTCAAAGCATTCAACACAGCCAGGATTTTATACTTCAACCGCAGTGAAAGACCAGAGGCCAAAGAAGTAGGAGCTATCAAAGTAAGCTTTGATGAAATCCTGGCACAGAGCGACTTCATTATATGCTGTGCTGCTCTCGTACCAGAGACTAaggaaattttcaataaatccgCCTTTGAAAAGATGAAGAAAACTGCTATCTTTATTAACACAAGCCGTGGAGGCACTGTCGATCAAAATGCACTTATCGAAGCTTTAAAAAGTAACACAATAAGAGCTGCTGGGTTGGATGTGACGACTCCGGAGCCATTACCTCTGGATAGTCCACTGTTTAAACTGAAGAACTGCGTAGTACTTCCTCATATTGGAAGTGCTTCTATAGAAGCTAGGAATACTATGAGTGATCTGACTGCAAGGAATATATTAGCTGCTCTGAAAGGCACTGAAATGCCAGCAgaattaaagtaa